The Scomber scombrus chromosome 19, fScoSco1.1, whole genome shotgun sequence DNA window ACAAgagatgactgtgtgtgtgtgtggctggtcAAGTAACTGCAGATTGGAGGTCACACCCAAGCACACCTGTCAGCCCATCACCATGCAATTCCCCCTAAACCACATGTGAATGCCACACCCACATTACGTGCTCAAACATTCTGCACTCAAAATCAGAACGATACAGGTCTACCGTGTTACATCTACAATATACCCACCTACTGCTGAAAGCTCCCTTTGGTCAACAGGTTTTCCAATCCACAACTCCAACCACAAGCTTCTGAACCTCTACAAGGGCACTAAGCTTACCCAGGTGTTGCCTCCAACCCCAGTTACACAGAACAAAACCCAAACCATAATATGCAAATAAGGGAACCTTCTTATGACCCACCCTCCGTAGTTGGTCGTGTGCCTCCCAGGTGGCAAACGACCAACTCCTTCCCAGATTGGTCCCTCCACTCAGAGTGCCAGGGAAACCCCATACAACAGGAGGATTATCACTGTCAATATCAACAATGAGAAGATTTTGGCAgtgacatatacacacacacacaacaaaaccaGAACTTAAACAAAGACCCCATATCTGTTTAGATAATTTAAACACTTTGACATgattatctgttttatttgaacaCTAAAGATGATTCTCACAAACAATCTGCACATTCTCCACTGAAAAGTATTCATGAATTGTTCAGGGTTAGGCATGCATATTGTGCATAATTTGTAATATGTCTTTATTATGTGCATTGTGTAATTCAGTATAATGAAGTATAACATGCTTGAGTTACTTTGGGGTCATTAAAACACAgctatagttttatttttaaaatattttttctggcAGACACCTTTTTATTAGCAGTAGAGAGACAAGAAATCACGGGACAGAGGGGTGATGTGACATGCAGCGAGGGTCCTCCGGCCGGGAAACGAAcccggggtccgctgcgtatgtGGCGCGCCCCACAGTTATAGTTTTAATGTGGAGAAACACTCAGGACGGTACGAATGCTgtggagcaaaaacaaaagggAAGTTAGCAGAACTGCACCTATTAATACTTGAATTATTAGTACagaaaaaataagtgtaaatagAGTGTAAATCTACCATTTGCTGTGCTTCATCAGTTCAACAGCATCATTGACCTGGGCCAAGGTCATCTTATGAGTGATGAACTCATCCAGCTTCACCTTCTTGTCCAGGTAAGCTTGAACCATCTTGGGCACGGCATCCTTACTCTTAAAGCCTGAGCCACAAAGCACACAACATCACTAAGTAAGAGCATAAAGAGTCTTAACATAGTAATACCAGAATACAAAAAAATTGCAGAACATAAGCCTGCAGCCATTACCACCAAACAGACAGCCTGTCCAAGTCCGCCCAGCGATGAGCTGAACAGGTCGGGAAGCAAAATCGTGCAAGTTTGTCCAGCCAACTATCACGCTGACACCCCAGCCTTTCACACAGGACTCCAAGGCACTGCGCTAGATTAGGAAAACAGCACAGAGTAGGTGGGCTTGTAATAAAGGTGATCGTTTTAATAGCTGGGTAAAgtctttattatatttctaaATTAAATTTTTCTCACCATGAGTTCCACATTCCCAACACATTCCAGGGAGTAGTCCACTCCTCCATCAGTCATCTCAGCCAGCACTTGGCTAATGGGTTTGCTGTGGTCCTTGGGGTTCACAAACTCAGTGGCACCAAACACCTTGGCTTTCTCAAACTTTTCTGGGTTGACATCGACAGCAATAATCCTTTTGGCTCCTGCAGCCTTGCAGCCCATGACTGCAGCCAAACCCACAGCTCCCAGACCAAATACAGCACATGTAGAGCCTGGTTCCACCTGCAGAGACAAAGGCTCTGGTCAACATGGCATTTTAGGTTTGTCTTCTTAGTCCTCCGTTTTGTAATAATGAATGCAAAGGCTTTCTTTGGCAAAATGAgtaaa harbors:
- the LOC134001337 gene encoding alcohol dehydrogenase 1-like translates to MATAGKVIKCKAAVAWEPNKPLVIEEIEVAPPQANEVRIKIVSTALCRSDLYHLLGSESNDGFPVVLGHEAAGIVESVGPGVTEFQSGDKVIPLFLSQCRECHFCKSPKTNQCDNTWAIVRSDGMEEPDSRLTCKGKKPMQFSGTSTFSEYTVVNQIAVAKIDPVAPLDKVCLLGCGVCTGYGAAVNTAKVEPGSTCAVFGLGAVGLAAVMGCKAAGAKRIIAVDVNPEKFEKAKVFGATEFVNPKDHSKPISQVLAEMTDGGVDYSLECVGNVELMRSALESCVKGWGVSVIVGWTNLHDFASRPVQLIAGRTWTGCLFGGFKSKDAVPKMVQAYLDKKVKLDEFITHKMTLAQVNDAVELMKHSKCIRTVLSVSPH